A portion of the Oncorhynchus gorbuscha isolate QuinsamMale2020 ecotype Even-year linkage group LG07, OgorEven_v1.0, whole genome shotgun sequence genome contains these proteins:
- the LOC124040336 gene encoding aspartate aminotransferase, cytoplasmic-like: MSLFGEVPQATPVAVFKLSNDFKEDPNPMKVNLGVGAYRTDEGQPWVLPVVKKVEKLIVADNRLNHEYLPILGLPEFRSSASKIALGEDSPAIQENRVGAVQCLGGTGALKMGAEFLRRWYNGNNNMKTHVYVSAPTWENHNSVFANAGFEDVRPYKYWDAEKRGLDLAGFLGDLETAPKHSIFVLHACAHNPTGTDPTHVEWMQVAEVMKRRKLFVFFDSAYQGFASGCLDKDAWAVRYFVTQGFEMFCAQSFSKNFGLYNERVGNLTIVARDADNVRRVLSQMEKIVRVTWSNPPSQGARLVAITLNTAELFAEWKDNVKTMADRVLLMRASLQAKLQALGTPGTWDHITQQIGMFSFTGLNPKQVEYMIKERSIYLMASGRINMCGLTTKNIDYVAKSIHETVVNVQ; encoded by the exons cCTACAGGACAGATGAGGGCCAGCCCTGGGTGCTGCCTGTGGTTAAGAAGGTGGAGAAGCTCATCGTAGCAGACAACCGTCTGAACCATGAGTACCTCCCCATCCTGGGTCTGCCTGAGTTTAGGTCCTCTGCATCCAAGATCGCCCTGGGAGAAGACAGCCCTGCCATCCAGGAGAACAGG gtgggAGCAGTGCAATGTCTGGGGGGTACAGGTGCTCTGAAGATGGGGGCTGAGTTTCTCAGACGCTGGTACAACGGGAACAACAACATGAAAACACATGTCTACGTCTCAGCGCCAACCTGGG AAAACCACAACTCTGTGTTTGCCAACGCTGGGTTCGAGGACGTCCGTCCCTATAAGTACTGGGACGCAGAGAAGCGGGGACTGGATCTTGCCGGTTTCCTAGGTGACCTGGAG ACTGCACCAAAGCATTCCATCTTCGTTTTGCACGCTTGTGCCCACAACCCCACCGGCACAGACCCTACACACGTTGAGTGGATGCAGGTGGCTGAGGTCATGAAG agGAGGAAGCTGTTTGTGTTCTTTGACTCTGCGTACCAGGGTTTTGCGTCAGGCTGTCTGGATAAGGATGCATGGGCAGTGCGCTACTTTGTCACCCAGGGCTTTGAGATGTTCTGTGCCCAGTCCTTCTCCAAGAACTTTGGCCTttaca ATGAACGTGTGGGGAACCTGACCATCGTAGCTCGTGATGCTGACAACGTGAGGAGGGTTCTGTCTCAGATGGAGAAGATTGTCAGGGTGACCTggtccaaccctccctcccagGGTGCCAGGCTAGTCGCCATCACACTCAACACAGCTGAACTCTTCGCTGAATG GAAGGATAATGTGAAGACCATGGCAGACCGTGTGTTGTTGATGAGGGCTTCACTCCAGGCTAAACTGCAGGCTCTGGGAACACCAGGAACATGGGACCACATCACACAGCAGATCGGCATGTTCAGCTTCACTGGCCTCaacc CTAAACAAGTGGAGTACATGATCAAGGAGAGGAGTATCTACCTAATGGCCAGCGGTCGTATCAACATGTGTGGTCTGACCACTAAGAACATCGACTATGTGGCCAAGTCTATCCACGAGACTGTTGTCAACGTCCAGTAG